A region of the Drosophila ananassae strain 14024-0371.13 chromosome XL, ASM1763931v2, whole genome shotgun sequence genome:
CGGCTACCCAAAGGACAACACACACtgtaattatatattatatatgtgtatatgaatttgaaaatttaaatttaaatttgaatttgaatttggaTGCAATTGTTTTTTGGAAAGTAACTATTTGCCAGCCAAATAACAGTCGTTTGCATATTCAAAATATGCATTCCAAAATACCAGATTGGTCTTTGTTCGACGGCAAGAGTGTAGCTTTTTATATGAGAACTAAACAAAATTGATGGTAATTTATacactgaaactgaaactgaaacgggGGAAATAAATCGTATTTACTGTACTATAATTTCAAGCCTGGTCTTTTTAATCGGGGTGTGTAGTGGATCTGATCGATAGGTTTCGATAAAAGGACTCTAAAACTTTAAGTTCCGTTACAGGAGAAGAGGTTTCTAGAGATGTACTTCTAATAGATGcgataaataaagaaaattatcGATATAATCGCTTAAAAAGCTcgaatttaaaatgaaaattagtTATTTTTGCTGAATCTTGTATTTattctataaaatataataattccaaGCCTAGTCTTTAGTGGCTTCTCAGGCTCAATGTCGATAGGCTTCGATAAAAGTACAAAATAATCGAAATAATCACTCTACTAGTCTTAATTTTCAACGAAAATTCGTTTTATTTGCTTAGAACAGGAGGCACAATTGGGAAGCTTACAGTTGGAGGGAAGAACTGGGCAAGCTCTACAGAGTCTAGACTTAATCTTTTGACAAGTATTTGAGTATTTGACATAAAAGCTTTAAAACCAATACAAAGGAGGAAATTAAGTTAACTTATTTGGGGTGCATCTGAATAACGCTTCAAAGGAATCCTCCCTACCGTTCTTAAATACTTTACACAGATATGTTACAACTTTGATTTGAGCATCGTACAACTATTAGAATACAAATGAGGAAACTCTGGCTAATACATAGTAGGAGTGTCTTTTTTGGATATTCCAGCCAGGCAATCGAACAACTCACATAAAGTATAGTCAAAATAGTAATTTTTTACTTAGGATATATAGTTATTGCACTTTTTGCTCAGTAGTTGCTAAATTCTCTGGCGGATTGGATCGATCGACACTCCAAAATAGTGCGGAGACGAACACATTAAGTAAATTCACTAAGTTCTTAACTGGAGGGCTGAGAAGTCGAGGCGGCTATGTATATACAGCTAGCAGGGATCGCAGAGGATCGTTGAGGCGTCCCGGTTACACCTCCATGCCGGCGTCAGAGTGCTTGTTCTGCTTCTGCAGGGCCACCTCGGCGGTTAGTTTGGTCTTCTCGGTGCGGGTGTGCCAGACGAGCACATCCCGGCAAGCATTGGCTAACGGCTGCAGCTGATCTCGTGTGGTGAGGTGCCGCAGGATCTCGCTCTCCTGGTAGCCGCGCTGCACCTCGTACGAGAAGATAGCCTGCGGATTCCGGATGAACAGGTCCATGCTGATGGCAAAGGCGGCCATGTCGATGGGGAAGGGACGCTCGGGTCGCCAGGCGGCATTGAAGCCCGTCACTTGGGTGCCATCCTCGTTGAGGATCGGCTTTTCCACCATCAGTCCGCCGACCAAGCCCACGGGCCAAACACCGACCCGGCCGCGCTGGATCTTGCTGATCTCGGCGAACAGTTCCGTGGAGTAGGAGTTGTCGTCGTCCATGAAGAACACTATGGAGTGCCGGTCCACGTCGACGTGGCTGCGCAGCCAGGAGAGCGCCAGGTTGCGCTGCTCCACGCCCCGCGGCTTGATCCAATTGGGATCCTTGCCCTGCAGCTTAAATTCCGGCGGCGTCTTGATGTTCAGCTGCGTGGAACGTTTCTCCAGGCCGGCGCGCTGCAACAGATTCTTAACCAGTGGCGTTGTGGTGTTGGAGTCCTCCACAATGATCCAGTGAAGGTGGGGCAGCAGCATAAACAAGTGGGATAGCCTGGTCGAAGAAGGTATTACTTCCAACTCTGTACGATGTGGCAGTCTGTCACTTACCTGGTTAGCTCTGCTTTCTGGGCGGGACGGTAATAGGTCGGCGTTATGGCGTAAATAGTGGGCAACGTGTCCGCCTGCTGTTGTGCGTAGATGGCCTGCAGATAGTCCGGGCCCTGGCAGGTGCGCTTCCCGTTCCTGTGGACCATCATCAGCACCACCAGGAACACTATGATCAACACCAGCACCTGGCGCGGTCTAATGCGCACCTCTGACATCTTGATCACCTGTTGTTCCTTTTAATTCTCCAAGACCATATCAAGAAATCGCAgctaaaacaaacaaaccaagTGAATCAGTGCTTTTGTAGTGTGACCAGCTTGGCCGCGACAAAGAAAGCTTTGCTATGGCGGTTGGCGTTGCCATGGCGGCAAAAAGCTTTCAACCGATTTATCGATAACAGTATTTAAATGGATCATTTGAAATGCAAGAtcttaa
Encoded here:
- the LOC6503472 gene encoding galactosylgalactosylxylosylprotein 3-beta-glucuronosyltransferase I gives rise to the protein MSEVRIRPRQVLVLIIVFLVVLMMVHRNGKRTCQGPDYLQAIYAQQQADTLPTIYAITPTYYRPAQKAELTRLSHLFMLLPHLHWIIVEDSNTTTPLVKNLLQRAGLEKRSTQLNIKTPPEFKLQGKDPNWIKPRGVEQRNLALSWLRSHVDVDRHSIVFFMDDDNSYSTELFAEISKIQRGRVGVWPVGLVGGLMVEKPILNEDGTQVTGFNAAWRPERPFPIDMAAFAISMDLFIRNPQAIFSYEVQRGYQESEILRHLTTRDQLQPLANACRDVLVWHTRTEKTKLTAEVALQKQNKHSDAGMEV